A stretch of Pseudoclavibacter chungangensis DNA encodes these proteins:
- the dhaL gene encoding dihydroxyacetone kinase subunit DhaL: protein MALGTAWAVDWTRRAAALVEEHKQELTHLDRDIGDGDHGENLDRGFRAVVAKLDASAADATPGDVLKLVATTLISTVGGAAGPLYGTAFLKGSTAIKGLDELDGAAIVAFLTAARDGIVLRGKAEPGDKTMIDAWTPAVDAAAAAGDDPVAALRAAADAAAAGAVATEPLVARKGRASYLGERSAGHRDPGAQSTAYILEAAAAAAEANA, encoded by the coding sequence ATGGCACTCGGAACCGCATGGGCCGTCGACTGGACGCGCCGCGCGGCGGCACTCGTCGAGGAGCACAAGCAGGAGCTCACGCACCTCGACCGCGACATCGGTGACGGCGACCACGGCGAGAACCTCGACCGCGGGTTCCGCGCGGTCGTCGCGAAGCTCGACGCGTCGGCCGCGGACGCGACGCCGGGTGACGTCCTCAAGCTCGTCGCGACGACGCTCATCTCGACGGTCGGCGGAGCCGCCGGGCCGCTCTACGGAACGGCGTTCCTCAAGGGGAGCACGGCGATCAAGGGGCTCGACGAACTCGACGGTGCCGCGATCGTGGCGTTCCTGACCGCCGCGCGGGACGGCATCGTCCTCCGCGGCAAGGCCGAGCCGGGCGACAAGACGATGATCGACGCCTGGACGCCCGCGGTCGACGCGGCGGCGGCAGCGGGGGACGACCCCGTCGCGGCACTCAGGGCCGCCGCCGACGCGGCGGCGGCCGGCGCCGTCGCGACCGAGCCGCTCGTCGCCCGGAAGGGGCGCGCCAGCTACCTCGGTGAGCGCAGCGCCGGTCACCGCGACCCGGGTGCCCAGTCGACGGCGTACATCCTCGAGGCCGCCGCGGCGGCCGCGGAGGCGAACGCATGA
- the dhaK gene encoding dihydroxyacetone kinase subunit DhaK, whose product MKKLINDPEDVVSEAVAGMAVAHADLIRVETDPIFIVRADAPVAGKVGIVSGGGSGHEPMHGGLVGPGMLDAAVPGPVFTSPTPDPIVAATKAVDAGRGVLHIVKNYTGDVLNFETAADLAAAEDIEVRSVVVDDDVAVKDSLYTAGRRGVAGTVLVEKIAGAAADRGDDLDAVAAIATRVNAQVRSMGVALTACTVPHAGEPSFDLPDDEIEIGIGIHGEPGRARIPIEPADRIVDRLLEPILEDLPFESGDDVLLFVNGMGGTPLIELYIVYRRAAEVLAERGINVTRHLVGDYTTSLEMQGASITVLKLDDELTELWDAPVETAALRWGR is encoded by the coding sequence GTGAAGAAACTCATCAACGACCCCGAGGACGTGGTTTCGGAGGCCGTCGCGGGAATGGCCGTCGCGCACGCGGACCTGATCCGCGTCGAGACCGATCCGATCTTCATCGTCCGGGCCGACGCGCCCGTCGCGGGCAAGGTCGGCATCGTGTCGGGCGGTGGCAGCGGCCACGAGCCGATGCACGGTGGACTCGTCGGTCCCGGCATGCTCGACGCGGCCGTGCCCGGCCCCGTCTTCACCTCACCCACGCCCGATCCCATCGTCGCGGCGACGAAGGCCGTCGACGCGGGCCGGGGCGTCCTGCACATCGTCAAGAACTACACGGGCGACGTCCTCAACTTCGAGACGGCGGCCGATCTCGCGGCCGCCGAGGACATCGAGGTGCGCAGCGTCGTCGTCGACGACGACGTCGCGGTGAAGGACAGCCTCTACACGGCCGGGCGTCGCGGTGTCGCGGGGACGGTCCTCGTCGAGAAGATCGCCGGCGCCGCAGCCGATCGCGGGGACGACCTCGACGCGGTCGCGGCGATCGCGACGCGCGTCAACGCGCAGGTCCGCTCGATGGGCGTCGCGCTCACGGCGTGCACGGTGCCCCACGCGGGCGAACCGAGCTTCGACCTGCCGGACGACGAGATCGAGATCGGCATCGGCATCCACGGTGAACCCGGTCGCGCGCGCATCCCGATCGAGCCGGCCGACCGGATCGTCGATCGCCTGCTCGAGCCGATCCTCGAGGACCTGCCGTTCGAGTCGGGTGACGACGTGCTCCTGTTCGTCAACGGCATGGGCGGGACACCGCTCATCGAGCTCTACATCGTCTACCGGCGCGCGGCCGAGGTCCTCGCGGAGCGGGGCATCAACGTGACGCGCCACCTCGTGGGCGACTACACGACGTCCCTCGAGATGCAGGGGGCGTCGATCACGGTGCTCAAGCTCGACGACGAACTGACCGAACTCTGGGACGCGCCCGTCGAGACCGCGGCCCTCCGCTGGGGGCGATGA
- a CDS encoding MIP/aquaporin family protein: MNLGLIFVSEAVGTTLLLLLGCGVVANVALKGTKGNGGGFLLVNWGWGLAVFVGVLTSAYSGGHLNPAVTIGVAINNAATGGTVDFADIAVRILAQMLGAILGAVLCWLAYKQHFDEEPDPAAKLGVFATGPAIRSYGWNTVTEAIGTFVLVFAVISFKNFASIHDTTSGAFSLGNLAPLAVALIIVGIGASLGGPTGYAINPARDLGPRIAHAILPIKGKGSSDWSYAWVPIVGPLIGGALGGLLGVWLLPAAIIL, translated from the coding sequence ATGAATCTGGGACTCATCTTCGTCTCGGAGGCCGTCGGTACGACGCTGCTCCTCCTGTTGGGTTGCGGTGTCGTCGCCAACGTGGCCCTCAAGGGCACGAAGGGCAACGGCGGCGGCTTCCTCCTCGTCAACTGGGGCTGGGGTCTCGCCGTGTTCGTCGGCGTGCTCACGTCGGCCTACTCGGGCGGTCACCTCAACCCCGCCGTCACGATCGGTGTCGCGATCAACAACGCCGCGACCGGCGGGACCGTCGACTTCGCCGACATCGCCGTGCGCATCCTCGCCCAGATGCTCGGCGCCATCCTCGGCGCCGTGCTGTGCTGGCTGGCCTACAAGCAGCACTTCGACGAGGAGCCGGACCCCGCCGCGAAGCTCGGCGTCTTCGCGACCGGCCCCGCGATCCGCAGCTACGGCTGGAACACCGTCACCGAGGCGATCGGCACCTTCGTGCTCGTCTTCGCGGTGATCTCGTTCAAGAACTTCGCGTCGATCCACGACACGACCTCGGGCGCGTTCTCGCTCGGCAACCTCGCACCGCTCGCCGTCGCGCTCATCATCGTCGGTATCGGCGCGAGCCTCGGTGGCCCCACGGGGTACGCCATCAACCCCGCCCGTGACCTCGGACCCCGCATCGCCCACGCGATCCTGCCGATCAAGGGCAAGGGCTCGAGCGACTGGTCGTACGCGTGGGTCCCGATCGTCGGCCCGCTCATCGGCGGCGCCCTCGGCGGTCTCCTGGGCGTCTGGCTGCTGCCCGCCGCCATCATCCTCTGA
- the glpK gene encoding glycerol kinase GlpK, which produces MSKYVIAIDQGTTSSRAIVFDHSGSIVATGQLEHEQIFPRAGWVEHDANEIWTNTREVIGQALGKANITRHDIAAIGITNQRETAVIWDKNTGEPVYNAIVWQDARTQSIVDRLAGDEGVDRFRDTVGLPLNTYFAGTKIVWILENVEGVRERAEAGDLLFGTTDTWVLWNLTGGVNGGVHATDVTNASRTLFMDLRTLEWDDSILEAFDVPRSLLPEIRSSSEIYGYASDNSLLREVPIAGILGDQQAATFGQAAFTRGEAKNTYGTGSFLIYNTGDEIVQSDNGLLTTVCYKLGDEPPVYALEGSIAVTGSLVQWLRDNLGLIGSAPEIETLASSVEDNGGTYIVPAFSGLFAPHWRSDARGAIVGLTRFVNKGHIARAALESTAFQTRDVLDACNADSGVPLAELKVDGGMVANDTLMQFQADILDTDVVRPKVTETTALGAAYAAGLAVGYWKDLDEVAANWQEDKRWTPSIDVAERDRLYRNWQKAVTKTLDWVDEDVV; this is translated from the coding sequence GTGAGCAAGTACGTCATCGCCATCGACCAGGGCACCACCTCGAGTCGCGCCATCGTCTTCGACCACTCGGGGTCGATCGTCGCGACCGGTCAACTCGAGCACGAGCAGATCTTCCCCCGTGCCGGCTGGGTCGAGCACGACGCGAACGAGATCTGGACCAACACGCGCGAGGTCATCGGCCAGGCGCTCGGCAAGGCGAACATCACCCGCCACGACATCGCCGCGATCGGCATCACCAATCAGCGCGAGACCGCCGTCATCTGGGACAAGAACACGGGTGAGCCCGTGTACAACGCGATCGTCTGGCAGGACGCGCGCACCCAGTCGATCGTCGACCGACTGGCGGGCGACGAGGGGGTGGACCGGTTCCGTGACACGGTCGGTCTGCCGCTCAACACCTACTTCGCGGGCACGAAGATCGTCTGGATCCTCGAGAACGTCGAGGGTGTGCGTGAACGGGCCGAGGCGGGCGACCTGCTGTTCGGCACGACCGACACGTGGGTCCTCTGGAACCTCACGGGCGGGGTGAACGGCGGCGTCCACGCGACCGACGTCACGAACGCGAGCCGCACCCTGTTCATGGATCTGCGGACCCTCGAGTGGGACGACTCGATCCTCGAGGCCTTCGACGTGCCACGCTCCCTCCTCCCCGAGATCCGCTCGTCGTCCGAGATCTACGGCTACGCGTCGGACAACTCGCTGCTGCGCGAGGTCCCGATCGCCGGCATCCTCGGCGACCAGCAGGCCGCGACCTTCGGCCAGGCCGCGTTCACACGCGGTGAGGCGAAGAACACGTACGGCACGGGCTCGTTCCTCATCTACAACACGGGCGACGAGATCGTGCAGTCCGACAACGGCCTGCTCACGACGGTCTGCTACAAGCTCGGCGACGAGCCCCCGGTGTACGCCCTCGAGGGATCGATCGCCGTGACCGGTTCACTCGTGCAATGGTTGCGCGACAATCTCGGTCTCATCGGGAGCGCACCGGAGATCGAGACCCTCGCGAGCTCGGTCGAGGACAACGGTGGCACGTACATCGTGCCGGCGTTCTCGGGACTCTTCGCTCCCCACTGGCGATCGGACGCCCGTGGTGCGATCGTCGGCCTCACGCGCTTCGTGAACAAGGGGCACATCGCTCGCGCCGCACTCGAGTCGACCGCGTTCCAGACGCGCGACGTGCTCGACGCGTGCAACGCCGACTCCGGTGTGCCGCTCGCCGAGCTCAAGGTCGACGGCGGCATGGTCGCGAACGACACGCTGATGCAGTTCCAGGCCGACATCCTCGACACCGACGTGGTGCGCCCCAAGGTCACCGAGACGACCGCGCTCGGTGCCGCGTACGCGGCCGGTCTCGCGGTGGGCTACTGGAAGGACCTCGACGAGGTCGCCGCGAACTGGCAGGAGGACAAGCGGTGGACGCCGTCGATCGACGTCGCCGAGCGCGATCGCCTGTACCGCAACTGGCAGAAGGCCGTCACGAAGACCCTCGACTGGGTCGACGAGGACGTCGTCTGA
- the trpD gene encoding anthranilate phosphoribosyltransferase, whose product MTIAPTWPTLLESLLNGQDLSVSDATWAMEQIVTGQVSQARLAAFLVALRAKGETVDEIVGFRDAALAHAVPLDVTPWALDIVGTGGDMVGTVNVSTMSAFVCAGAGVPVIKHGGRAASARSGSSDVLTALGAEHSDDPERVARIFHDVGLTFLFASLFHPGFANAAPVRGELGISTVFNFLGPLTNPARPEASAVGVAKTNAIPLVTGVFRTRGAAALVFRGDDGLDELTVTGYSHIWEVSNGAITEHDVHPRDVGLDTYPMEQLLGGSPVDNAAIARRVLAGEQDGAVRDIVLLNAAAGMVAHDLATTPESQERLLRERLSEKIGLARAAIDEGRAIRLLDDWVAATRA is encoded by the coding sequence ATGACGATCGCGCCCACCTGGCCCACACTGCTCGAGTCGCTGCTGAACGGACAGGACCTCTCGGTGTCGGACGCGACGTGGGCGATGGAGCAGATCGTCACGGGTCAGGTCTCGCAGGCCCGCCTCGCGGCGTTCCTCGTGGCGCTGCGTGCGAAGGGCGAGACGGTCGACGAGATCGTCGGATTCCGGGACGCGGCGCTCGCGCACGCCGTTCCGCTGGACGTGACGCCGTGGGCCCTCGACATCGTCGGCACGGGTGGTGACATGGTCGGCACGGTGAACGTGTCGACGATGTCGGCGTTCGTGTGCGCCGGTGCGGGCGTTCCCGTCATCAAGCACGGGGGCCGCGCGGCGAGCGCCCGCTCCGGATCCTCGGACGTCCTCACCGCGCTCGGGGCCGAGCACAGCGACGATCCCGAGCGGGTCGCGCGGATCTTCCACGACGTGGGGCTGACGTTCCTCTTCGCGTCGCTGTTCCATCCCGGATTCGCGAACGCCGCGCCGGTGCGCGGGGAACTCGGGATCTCGACCGTCTTCAACTTCCTCGGTCCCCTCACGAATCCCGCACGCCCGGAGGCCTCGGCCGTGGGCGTCGCGAAGACGAACGCGATCCCGCTCGTCACCGGCGTCTTCCGGACGCGCGGTGCCGCCGCGCTCGTGTTCCGCGGTGACGACGGACTCGACGAACTCACCGTGACCGGGTACTCACACATCTGGGAGGTGTCGAACGGGGCGATCACCGAGCACGACGTGCACCCGCGCGACGTCGGGCTCGACACGTATCCCATGGAGCAGCTGCTCGGCGGCTCGCCGGTCGACAACGCTGCGATCGCGCGACGCGTGCTCGCCGGCGAGCAGGACGGCGCGGTCCGTGACATCGTGCTGCTGAACGCGGCGGCCGGGATGGTCGCGCACGACCTCGCGACCACCCCGGAGAGCCAGGAGCGGCTTCTCCGCGAGCGGCTCAGCGAGAAGATCGGCCTCGCCCGCGCGGCGATCGACGAGGGCCGTGCGATCCGGTTGCTCGACGACTGGGTCGCGGCCACGCGCGCCTGA
- a CDS encoding cytochrome c oxidase subunit 3: MGCVTAATSAPAVSPVHRPNTTAIGVIVWLGSEVMFFAGLFAIYFTLRAMAPEQFQAGHEIMNIPFSSINTTILVASSFTCQFGVFAAERAQARATGWRPSQWGTVEWFFLTVFLGAVFVSGQVWEYATLVTEGYVLNLNAFTSAFYMTTGFHGLHVTGGLVAFLLVIGRIYSVRKMGARESTSALCISYYWHFVDVVWVALFFVIYLLPFFA, translated from the coding sequence ATGGGATGCGTGACTGCTGCAACTTCCGCTCCGGCCGTTTCTCCGGTTCATCGTCCCAACACGACCGCCATCGGCGTCATCGTGTGGCTCGGCAGCGAAGTCATGTTCTTCGCAGGCCTCTTCGCGATCTACTTCACACTGCGGGCGATGGCGCCGGAGCAGTTCCAAGCGGGTCACGAGATCATGAACATCCCGTTCTCCAGCATCAACACGACGATCCTCGTGGCCTCCTCGTTCACGTGCCAGTTCGGCGTCTTCGCGGCCGAGCGCGCGCAGGCCCGAGCGACCGGCTGGCGTCCGTCGCAGTGGGGCACCGTCGAGTGGTTCTTCCTGACCGTCTTCCTCGGTGCGGTCTTCGTATCGGGTCAGGTCTGGGAGTACGCGACGCTCGTCACGGAGGGCTACGTCCTCAACCTCAACGCGTTCACGAGCGCCTTCTACATGACCACGGGCTTCCACGGCCTGCACGTCACGGGCGGGCTCGTCGCCTTCCTGCTCGTCATCGGCCGGATCTACTCCGTCCGGAAGATGGGTGCCAGGGAGTCCACGAGCGCGCTGTGCATCTCGTACTACTGGCACTTCGTCGATGTCGTGTGGGTCGCGCTGTTCTTCGTCATCTACCTGCTGCCGTTCTTCGCGTAG
- a CDS encoding cytochrome c, with amino-acid sequence MFLRKSTRTSSRTSAKRRAPLATAALLGIGLLATGGAYALVDDVTEAQADSTTQNAADVAAGESLFNANCATCHGMDAVGTESGPSLVGVGAAAVDFQVGTGRMPMQNNAPQAPKKPLQFTDEQISQLAVYVASLGPGPAIPDEKYLLADGDAARGAELFRINCAMCHNVAGAGGALTEGKFAPELQTVEPVHLYEAMITGPQNMPVFNDANLTPQDKADIITALQFQTHVSGGVGGLDLGSLGPVSEGLFIWIIGIGGAVMIAIWLTRRAS; translated from the coding sequence ATGTTCCTTCGGAAATCAACCCGAACCTCCTCGCGGACGTCGGCGAAGCGACGCGCCCCGCTCGCGACCGCAGCGCTGCTCGGTATCGGACTGCTCGCAACCGGTGGTGCGTACGCGCTCGTCGACGACGTGACCGAGGCGCAGGCCGACAGCACGACGCAGAACGCCGCTGACGTCGCCGCGGGCGAGAGCCTGTTCAACGCGAACTGCGCGACGTGCCACGGCATGGACGCCGTCGGCACCGAGTCGGGTCCGAGCCTCGTCGGCGTCGGTGCCGCAGCCGTGGACTTCCAGGTCGGCACGGGCCGCATGCCCATGCAGAACAACGCACCGCAGGCCCCCAAGAAGCCGCTCCAGTTCACCGACGAGCAGATCTCGCAGCTCGCGGTCTACGTCGCGTCGCTCGGCCCCGGGCCGGCGATCCCCGACGAGAAGTACCTGCTGGCCGACGGCGACGCCGCGCGCGGCGCCGAGCTGTTCCGCATCAACTGCGCCATGTGCCACAACGTGGCCGGCGCCGGTGGCGCACTCACCGAGGGCAAGTTCGCCCCCGAGCTGCAGACCGTCGAGCCCGTGCACCTCTACGAGGCCATGATCACCGGGCCGCAGAACATGCCCGTGTTCAACGACGCGAACCTCACGCCCCAGGACAAGGCCGACATCATCACCGCGCTCCAGTTCCAGACGCACGTGAGCGGTGGCGTGGGCGGCCTCGACCTGGGCTCCCTCGGCCCCGTGTCGGAGGGTCTGTTCATCTGGATCATCGGCATCGGCGGTGCCGTCATGATCGCGATCTGGCTCACCAGACGCGCGAGCTGA
- a CDS encoding ubiquinol-cytochrome c reductase iron-sulfur subunit: MAEDEHGGQLRTVTSSERQVSTGTSLPVTDGFENPGLPEHTPRITDTDPSAAKRIERLIAVVFWVSLAASIFAVVAYFVWPINRDDFASIRLNNLFLGVGIATSMLTLGVGIAAWGKYLMQDHELVESRHITKGSPATRARAVEIFAQANEESGFGRRTLLRNSLIGAVLALPIPGIVLFRDLYNGNNPDPVELLSETMWDKGIRLVRDPTGTPILASEVTIGSVFHVIPDGLIDLEHGMLEEKAKAVVLLMRLPQDRLIESEQRKSWSYNGIVAYSKVCTHVGCPVALYEQQTHHLLCPCHQSQFDVTEHCKVIFGPAGRPLPQLPITVDNDGYLVAQSDFHEPVGPSFWDRKHDYNI, translated from the coding sequence ATGGCTGAAGACGAACACGGCGGTCAGCTTCGCACCGTCACTTCGTCAGAGCGTCAGGTGAGCACCGGCACGTCCCTGCCGGTCACGGACGGCTTCGAGAACCCGGGCCTGCCGGAGCACACCCCCCGCATCACCGACACCGACCCGAGCGCGGCGAAGCGCATCGAGCGCCTCATCGCGGTCGTCTTCTGGGTCTCGCTCGCGGCGTCGATCTTCGCGGTGGTCGCGTACTTCGTGTGGCCGATCAACCGGGACGACTTCGCGAGCATCCGCCTGAACAACCTGTTCCTCGGCGTCGGCATCGCGACGTCCATGCTCACGCTCGGCGTCGGCATCGCCGCGTGGGGCAAGTACCTCATGCAGGACCACGAGCTCGTCGAATCGCGACACATCACGAAGGGCTCCCCCGCCACGCGTGCCCGCGCCGTCGAGATCTTCGCGCAGGCCAACGAGGAGTCGGGCTTCGGCCGGCGCACGCTGCTGCGCAACTCGCTCATCGGTGCGGTCCTCGCCCTCCCGATCCCGGGCATCGTGCTGTTCCGCGACCTCTACAACGGCAACAACCCGGACCCGGTCGAGCTGCTCAGCGAGACCATGTGGGACAAGGGCATCCGACTCGTGCGCGACCCCACGGGCACGCCGATCCTCGCGTCCGAGGTCACGATCGGTTCGGTCTTCCACGTCATCCCCGACGGGCTCATCGACCTCGAGCACGGCATGCTCGAGGAGAAGGCCAAGGCCGTCGTCCTCCTCATGCGCCTTCCCCAGGACCGCCTCATCGAGTCGGAGCAGCGCAAGTCGTGGTCGTACAACGGCATCGTCGCGTACTCGAAGGTGTGCACCCACGTGGGCTGCCCCGTCGCCCTGTACGAGCAGCAGACGCACCACCTGCTCTGCCCGTGCCACCAGTCGCAGTTCGACGTGACCGAGCACTGCAAGGTCATCTTCGGACCCGCCGGTCGCCCGCTCCCGCAGTTGCCCATCACGGTGGACAACGACGGCTACCTCGTCGCGCAGAGCGACTTCCACGAACCTGTCGGCCCGAGCTTCTGGGATCGCAAGCATGACTACAACATCTGA
- a CDS encoding cytochrome b produces the protein MTTTSEAPVRPDGFIGKAANYLDERTSISGAVKEFGRKIFPDHWSFMLGEVALYSFVAILLSGTFLTFFFDPSMAHTVYEGSYLPLKGIGMSVAMQSTLDISFDVRGGLLMRQVHHWAALLFVASIGLHMLRVFFTGAFRKPRELNWIVGFVLFVLAMAEGFTGYSLPDDLLSGNGLRIIDGMVKSFPLIGAWISFLLFGGEFPGIDIVGRLYALHIMILPAMVILFIALHLALMVINKHTQWPGPGHTNENVVGSPVLPGFASKAGGFFFLIFGFIFLIASFFSINPIWNYGPYDPSPVSAGTQPDWYIGFADGALRLAPPRWETYWFNHTWAWGVLVPVIVLGLFIVTVAVYPFIEAWVTGDKREHHLLDRPRNAPVRTAIGAAGVTFYAVMWAAASSDLISTHFHLAMEHVIHFLQASLFLGPVIAFVITKRICLGLQKKDRSLALHGIETGRVIRLPSGEFLEVHTPVSEEERWVLTSYNDNAPIVLRPNAEGKITPMMRVRAALSRWFFEDRIEPVTKAELESAEHH, from the coding sequence ATGACTACAACATCTGAGGCCCCCGTCCGCCCCGACGGATTCATCGGGAAAGCGGCGAACTACCTCGACGAGCGCACGAGCATCTCGGGCGCCGTCAAGGAGTTCGGGCGCAAGATCTTCCCCGACCACTGGTCGTTCATGCTCGGTGAGGTCGCGCTCTACAGCTTCGTCGCGATCCTCCTCTCGGGCACGTTCCTGACCTTCTTCTTCGACCCGTCGATGGCGCACACCGTGTACGAGGGCTCCTACCTGCCGCTCAAGGGCATCGGGATGTCGGTCGCGATGCAGTCGACGCTCGACATCTCGTTCGACGTCCGCGGCGGCCTGCTCATGCGCCAGGTGCACCACTGGGCGGCGCTGCTGTTCGTCGCCTCGATCGGCCTGCACATGCTGCGCGTGTTCTTCACGGGCGCGTTCCGCAAGCCGCGCGAGCTCAACTGGATCGTCGGCTTCGTGCTCTTCGTCCTCGCGATGGCCGAGGGCTTCACGGGCTACTCGCTCCCCGACGACCTGCTCTCGGGCAACGGTCTGCGCATCATCGACGGCATGGTGAAGAGCTTCCCGCTCATCGGCGCCTGGATCTCGTTCCTGCTGTTCGGCGGCGAGTTCCCCGGCATCGACATCGTGGGGCGCCTCTACGCGCTGCACATCATGATCCTGCCCGCCATGGTGATCCTGTTCATCGCGCTCCACCTCGCGCTCATGGTCATCAACAAGCACACGCAGTGGCCCGGCCCCGGGCACACGAACGAGAACGTCGTCGGCAGCCCCGTACTCCCCGGCTTCGCGTCGAAAGCCGGCGGCTTCTTCTTCCTCATCTTCGGGTTCATCTTCCTCATCGCGTCGTTCTTCTCGATCAACCCGATCTGGAACTACGGCCCGTACGACCCCTCCCCCGTCTCGGCCGGTACCCAGCCCGACTGGTACATCGGCTTCGCGGACGGTGCGTTGCGTCTCGCACCGCCACGATGGGAGACGTACTGGTTCAACCACACGTGGGCGTGGGGCGTGCTCGTGCCCGTCATCGTGCTCGGCCTGTTCATCGTCACGGTCGCGGTGTATCCGTTCATCGAGGCGTGGGTCACGGGCGACAAGCGGGAGCACCACCTCCTCGACCGTCCGCGCAACGCGCCCGTCCGCACGGCCATCGGTGCCGCGGGGGTCACGTTCTACGCGGTGATGTGGGCGGCGGCGTCCTCCGACCTCATCTCGACGCACTTCCATCTCGCGATGGAACACGTCATCCACTTCCTGCAGGCCTCGCTGTTCCTCGGGCCGGTGATCGCCTTCGTCATCACGAAACGCATCTGCCTCGGGCTGCAGAAGAAGGACCGTTCGCTCGCGCTGCACGGCATCGAGACGGGACGCGTCATCCGCCTCCCGAGCGGTGAGTTCCTCGAGGTGCACACGCCCGTGAGCGAGGAGGAGCGCTGGGTGCTCACCTCGTACAACGACAACGCGCCGATCGTGCTCCGACCGAACGCCGAGGGCAAGATCACACCGATGATGCGCGTCCGCGCGGCACTCAGCCGCTGGTTCTTCGAGGACCGCATCGAACCCGTCACGAAGGCGGAACTCGAGTCGGCCGAACACCACTGA
- a CDS encoding transglutaminase family protein encodes MNDTNAGDTNVDHYAPRDYLVRHVTRYDSELPREAAYERGRLLPREAPSQRILSAVTRVDPEPDVVAVHADLYGNPSSYLEIRTEHTRLHIEKEFRVHVAWPRPDVEALDRWTVDEAAAWNAAHGDPAETTEFLLPSPLVALHTDVRAYAARHLPGDRPLGAALLGLVHGIYTDFTYRNGVTTVRTTLPELLELRAGVCQDFAHLAIGCLRAAGLPARYVSGYIETQPPPGKPKLQGSDASHAWASVRTPLGTWVDLDPTNDHFADSRYVVTAWGREFGDVSPLRGIVYGEDSPSTLTVGVDVIRLDGDGNPIELPVPRPEPEPGDAPLDVRGGS; translated from the coding sequence ATGAACGACACGAACGCCGGCGACACGAACGTGGACCATTATGCGCCACGTGACTACCTCGTGCGTCACGTCACGCGCTACGACTCCGAGCTGCCGCGGGAGGCCGCCTACGAGCGGGGCCGCCTGCTCCCTCGCGAGGCGCCATCCCAGCGCATCCTCTCGGCGGTGACACGCGTCGACCCCGAGCCCGACGTCGTCGCGGTCCACGCCGACCTGTACGGCAATCCCTCGTCCTACCTCGAGATCCGCACGGAGCACACGAGACTGCACATCGAGAAGGAGTTCCGCGTCCACGTCGCGTGGCCGCGCCCCGACGTCGAGGCCCTCGACCGGTGGACGGTTGACGAGGCGGCCGCATGGAACGCCGCGCACGGCGATCCCGCGGAGACCACCGAGTTCCTGTTGCCCTCACCCCTCGTCGCCCTGCACACGGACGTGCGCGCATACGCCGCACGACACCTGCCGGGGGACCGCCCGCTCGGTGCGGCCCTCCTCGGCCTCGTGCACGGGATCTACACGGACTTCACGTATCGCAACGGGGTCACGACCGTCCGGACGACCCTGCCCGAGCTGCTCGAACTCCGAGCGGGCGTGTGCCAGGACTTCGCGCACCTCGCGATCGGCTGCCTCCGCGCGGCCGGGCTCCCCGCACGGTACGTGTCCGGCTACATCGAGACCCAGCCGCCACCGGGCAAGCCGAAGCTCCAGGGATCCGACGCCTCCCACGCGTGGGCGTCGGTGCGGACCCCGCTCGGGACGTGGGTCGACCTCGACCCCACGAACGACCACTTCGCCGACAGCCGGTACGTCGTCACCGCCTGGGGCCGCGAGTTCGGTGACGTCTCGCCGCTGCGCGGCATCGTCTACGGGGAGGACTCACCGTCGACGCTCACGGTCGGCGTCGACGTCATCCGACTCGACGGCGACGGCAACCCGATCGAACTGCCCGTGCCGCGACCCGAGCCCGAGCCCGGCGACGCACCGCTCGATGTCCGCGGCGGCTCCTGA